The Rhipicephalus microplus isolate Deutch F79 unplaced genomic scaffold, USDA_Rmic scaffold_28, whole genome shotgun sequence genome has a segment encoding these proteins:
- the LOC119172032 gene encoding uncharacterized protein LOC119172032: protein MRSLRNPILLFVQLVAWFGTLPPRANPARANYSSPVLLAAPIWMNTPLRHLPLSDGGILSIVTWSTTLRATAATQEHIKTTEFSCSFSGHGGAATMRSLRNPILLFVQLVAWFGTLPPRANPARANYSSPVLLAAPIWMNTPLRHLPLSDGGILSIVTWSTTLRATAATQEHIKTTEFSCSFSGHGGAATMRSLRNPILLFVQSFQTSTLPSDWKTGKVVPVHKSAI, encoded by the exons ATGCGGTCGCTCAGAAATccgattttgctttttgtgcagttAGTCGCCTGGTTTGGAACATTACCACCGCGTGCGAATCCAGCGCGTGCCAACTACTCTTCACCGGTGTTGCTGGCGGCCCCGATCTGGATGAACACGCCCCTGCGTCATCTGCCACTATCTGACGGTGGCATCCTTTCCATCGTCACCTGGTCCACAACACTGCGGGCGACTGCAGCGACGCAAGAGCATATAAAGACCACGGAATTCTCCtgttccttcagtgggcacggtggagcggcaacgatgcggtcgctcagaaatccgattttgctttttgtgcagttAGTCGCCTGGTTTGGAACATTACCACCGCGTGCGAATCCAGCGCGTGCCAACTACTCTTCACCGGTGTTGCTGGCGGCCCCGATCTGGATGAACACGCCCCTGCGTCATCTGCCACTATCTGACGGTGGCATCCTTTCCATCGTCACCTGGTCCACAACACTGCGGGCGACTGCAGCGACGCAAGAGCATATAAAGACCACGGAATTCTCCtgttccttcagtgggcacggtggagcggcaacgatgcggtcgctcagaaatccgattttgctttttgtgcag TCATTCCAGACGTCCACACTGCCATCTGACTGGAAGACTGGGAAGGTGGTCCCTGTGCATAAATCTG CCATTTGA
- the LOC119167103 gene encoding uncharacterized protein LOC119167103: MRECIAVEKVVAIGLFKLCSAAEDRVVASVFGVGRSTVDGIYKEFCEAIVSVLESEWIKMLSPSEMAEHIREFMAVSDFPQAVGALDSCHFPISPPQEHATDYYNYKGWYSIVLLALVDHKYRFRFINVGSPGRCHDSHVYQMSSLSGMVEGPLLKALVVTIRGVAVPPLVLWDQAFPLTPNLIKSFGHNTPLSAEQENFNYHISRVRRVVGNAFGRLKARFRFTSKKMECDIAYARLVIRACCVLNICEHFSDAVQLQWLQEVKQSDSQLPQPERSSD, translated from the exons ATGCGCGAGTGCATTGCGGTTGAAAAGGTGGTGGCCATCGGCTTATTCAAACTGTGCTCCGCGGCAGAGGACCGAGTCGTGGCCAGTGTCTTCGGCGTCGGACGATCGACGGTGGACGGCATTTACAAGGAGTTTTGCGAAGCCATCGTTTCTGTCTTGGAAAGCGAATGGATCAAGATGCTGAGTCCATCTGAGATGGCCGAACACATTCGGGAATTCATGGCCGTCAGTGACTTTCCCCAAGCTGTAGGAGCCCTCGACAGCTGCCACTTCCCAATTTCGCCGCCACAAGAACATGCCACTGATTACTATAACTACAAAGGGTG GTACAGCATTGTTCTCCTGGCGCTTGTAGACCACAAGTACCGTTTCAGGTTTATAAATGTTGGTTCCCCTGGAAGGTGCCACGACTCTCATGTGTATCAAATGTCTAGCCTCTCCGGCATGGTTGAGGGACCACTTCTCAAGGCTCTAGTTGTTACAATAAGAGGCGTTGCCGTGCCACCTCTGGTGCTCTGGGACCAGGCCTTCCCACTTACACCTAACCTCATCAAGTCATTTGGACACAACACCCCACTTAGTGCAGAGCAGGAAAATTTCAATTACCACATCAGCAGAGTGAGACGTGTAGTAGGAAACGCCTTTGGAAGGCTTAAGGCAAGATTTCGCTTCACATCGAAGAAAATGGAATGCGACATTGCATATGCTCGCCTCGTGATTCGCGCATGCTGCGTGCTCAACATCTGCGAGCATTTCAGTGATGCTGTTCAGCTTCAATGGCTCCAGGAAGTGAAGCAGTCCGACTCCCAACTGCCCCAACCAGAACGTAGCAGCGATTAA